One Dioscorea cayenensis subsp. rotundata cultivar TDr96_F1 chromosome 17, TDr96_F1_v2_PseudoChromosome.rev07_lg8_w22 25.fasta, whole genome shotgun sequence DNA window includes the following coding sequences:
- the LOC120279939 gene encoding homeobox-leucine zipper protein HAT5-like isoform X2, which translates to MKNQGISPHPFETLLGSVFHESRRPIVNFEDVVCANTTEGAMHRSPFELEETIDEDMDDSLHHPEKKRRLSTDQVQFLEKSFEVDNKLEPDRKIQLANELGLQPRQVAVWFQNRRARWKTKQLEKDLRTLKSSYNSLKLDYDNLLKENQKLNAEVISLTDKLLLKKIGEKTKPETKASNQLQNVNFFLASVPSCKQEDLSSTNTVIFDKDSEAGARTPLFELTDSSNAFEPENSDLSYVEEDEKVKQYSCMKLEDSSGNYDYALEDQGLWLWS; encoded by the exons ATGAAGAATCAAGGGATTTCTCCTCATCCTTTTGAGACTTTGCTTGGTTCTGTCTTTCATG AATCAAGAAGACCCATTGTGAACTTTGAAGATGTTGTTTGTGCAAACACAACAGAAGGGGCAATGCATAGATCACCATTTGAGTTAGAAGAAACCATTGATGAAGATATGGATGATAGTCTTCACCATCCAGAGAAAAAAAGGCGGCTTTCGACCGATCAAGTTCAGTTTCTTGAGAAGAGTTTCGAGGTTGATAACAAGCTCGAACCGGATCGAAAAATTCAACTAGCAAATGAGCTCGGTCTGCAACCCCGGCAAGTCGCCGTCTGGTTTCAGAATCGCCGAGCTCGTTGGAAAACCAAACAGCTGGAGAAGGACTTGAGAACACTCAAATCTAGCTACAATTCACTCAAGCTTGATTATGACAATCTTCTCAAAGAAAATCAGAAACTCAATGCAGAG GTGATTTCACTGACTGATAAACTGCTCTTGAAAAAGATTGGTGAAAAAACAAAACCTGAAACTAAGGCCAGTAATCAATTGCAAAATGTAAACTTTTTCTTAGCTTCTGTGCCATCTTGTAAGCAGGAAGATCTTAGTTCTACTAATACTGTTATATTCGACAAAGATAGCGAAGCCGGAGCTCGAACTCCTCTGTTTGAGCTTACCGACTCCTCGAACGCATTCGAACCGGAGAATTCTGATCTATCCTATGTCGAAGAGGACGAGAAAGTTAAGCAATACAGTTGTATGAAACTCGAAGATAGTTCTGGGAATTATGATTATGCATTGGAGGATCAAGGCTTATGGTTATGGTCTTAG
- the LOC120280003 gene encoding uncharacterized protein LOC120280003, with protein MQVTARFSGHCSVYSSAIKPSFFSPISTRLPRPHALPFLSYRPISLQIRPLSATICSNSSSFSDHAFKIQGSEPCLRAVIAGMEKVYFSRNPTAKSILDLVRSHDGDHVFYDHVAFRTFGVDGHGIDSIAKFFLDFGYVQRDELRFPAKKLKALWFSPPQAEHCDAEPLPRVFISELLVDELSPRSQEIIRKYTQLSGGGYKHAALASTLGCLTWGKPLYSDYELLSRESEYAAWTLVNGYALNHVTISTHRLKSEIRDINNLNRFLEDQGYKLNSDGGVLKVSPDGLLLQSSTVADSTSFTFADGVTESVPCCYIEFAERLLLPQYTNLADEEIQEFHRRDGFEVGNADKIFESTSKEQLTRKTT; from the exons ATGCAAGTGACGGCGAGGTTCTCCGGCCACTGCTCCGTCTACTCCTCCGCCATCAAGCCTTCCTTCTTCTCTCCGATCTCCACCAGGCTTCCCCGCCCCCATGCCCTTCCATTCCTCTCTTACCGTCCCATCTCGCTCCAAATCCGTCCTCTCAGCGCCACCATTTGTTCCAATTCGTCCTCCTTCTCCGATCATGCCTTCAAGATTCAG GGCTCGGAGCCATGCCTGAGAGCTGTGATCGCTGGCATGGAGAAAGTCTATTTTAGTAGAAACCCCACCGCCAAATCGATCCTGGACCTTGTTCGATCCCACGACGGTGACCATGTCTTCTACGATCATGTGGCCTTTCGTACTTTTGGG gtAGACGGGCATGGGATTGATTCCATTGCGAagtttttcttggattttggGTATGTGCAGCGCGACGAGCTGAGATTTCCTGCAAAGAAGCTGAAGGCACTCTGGTTTTCCCCTCCGCAAGCTGAGCATTGTGATGCTGAACCTTTGCCGAGGGTTTTCATTTCAGAGCTTCTCGTTGATGAATTGAGTCCTCGGAGCCAG GAAATTATCAGAAAATATACTCAGTTATCTGGTGGTGGATACAAACATGCAGCACTTGCCAGTACGTTGGGATGTTTAACATGGGGAAAACCATTGTATTCTGATTATGAACTGCTTTCCCG GGAGAGTGAATATGCTGCATGGACTCTTGTAAATGGATATGCGTTAAACCATGTTACTATTTCTACCCATCGGCTGAAGTCGGAGATTAGAGACATTAACAATCTGAATCGGTTTCTCGAAGATCAAGGATACAAGTTGAATTCTGATGGGGGAGTATTGAAAG TGAGCCCTGACGGCCTTCTACTACAAAGTTCAACAGTGGCTGATTCAACATCCTTCACTTTTGCTGATGGTGTCACTGAATCTGTTCCTTGCTGCTATATTGAATTTGCTGAACGACTTCTGCTGCCCCAATATACAAATTTGGCTGATGAAGAG ATCCAGGAATTCCACAGACGTGATGGTTTCGAGGTGGGCAATGCCGACAAGATTTTCGAAAGCACATCTAAGGAACAATTGACTCGGAAAACTACATGA
- the LOC120279939 gene encoding homeobox-leucine zipper protein HAT5-like isoform X1, with protein MMFLGDKRGEISWSLMKNQGISPHPFETLLGSVFHESRRPIVNFEDVVCANTTEGAMHRSPFELEETIDEDMDDSLHHPEKKRRLSTDQVQFLEKSFEVDNKLEPDRKIQLANELGLQPRQVAVWFQNRRARWKTKQLEKDLRTLKSSYNSLKLDYDNLLKENQKLNAEVISLTDKLLLKKIGEKTKPETKASNQLQNVNFFLASVPSCKQEDLSSTNTVIFDKDSEAGARTPLFELTDSSNAFEPENSDLSYVEEDEKVKQYSCMKLEDSSGNYDYALEDQGLWLWS; from the exons ATGATGTTTTTAGGTGATAAACGAGGAGAGATTTCATGGTCTTTGATGAAGAATCAAGGGATTTCTCCTCATCCTTTTGAGACTTTGCTTGGTTCTGTCTTTCATG AATCAAGAAGACCCATTGTGAACTTTGAAGATGTTGTTTGTGCAAACACAACAGAAGGGGCAATGCATAGATCACCATTTGAGTTAGAAGAAACCATTGATGAAGATATGGATGATAGTCTTCACCATCCAGAGAAAAAAAGGCGGCTTTCGACCGATCAAGTTCAGTTTCTTGAGAAGAGTTTCGAGGTTGATAACAAGCTCGAACCGGATCGAAAAATTCAACTAGCAAATGAGCTCGGTCTGCAACCCCGGCAAGTCGCCGTCTGGTTTCAGAATCGCCGAGCTCGTTGGAAAACCAAACAGCTGGAGAAGGACTTGAGAACACTCAAATCTAGCTACAATTCACTCAAGCTTGATTATGACAATCTTCTCAAAGAAAATCAGAAACTCAATGCAGAG GTGATTTCACTGACTGATAAACTGCTCTTGAAAAAGATTGGTGAAAAAACAAAACCTGAAACTAAGGCCAGTAATCAATTGCAAAATGTAAACTTTTTCTTAGCTTCTGTGCCATCTTGTAAGCAGGAAGATCTTAGTTCTACTAATACTGTTATATTCGACAAAGATAGCGAAGCCGGAGCTCGAACTCCTCTGTTTGAGCTTACCGACTCCTCGAACGCATTCGAACCGGAGAATTCTGATCTATCCTATGTCGAAGAGGACGAGAAAGTTAAGCAATACAGTTGTATGAAACTCGAAGATAGTTCTGGGAATTATGATTATGCATTGGAGGATCAAGGCTTATGGTTATGGTCTTAG